A single window of Nitrospinota bacterium DNA harbors:
- the lepA gene encoding elongation factor 4, whose product MNIRNFSIIAHIDHGKSTLADRLLQTTGAVSDREMKAQILDSMDIERERGITIKAQTARLNYTAKDGQEYILNLIDTPGHVDFSYEVSRSLSACEGVILVVDASQGIEAQTLANVHLAMENDLVMIPVINKIDLPAADVEGVTTQIKEIIGLPPEEVVPASAKSGIGIEDILEAVVKRIPAPKRDLAAKPRALLVDSWYDQYQGVVCLIRMVDGALRKGEIIKFMASGTEYAIDTMGVFTPKARPIKELTAGEVGFFTAAIRTIADTKVGDTVTLAKGGSMEPLPGFVEAKPMVFSGLYPTDGDEYEQLRDALAKLRLNDSSFKYEPENSMALGFGFRCGFLGLLHMGIIRERLEREFNLSLISTAPTVVYKVVLGNGTVVHVDNPANLPGANERQSIAEPMIEATIIMPEEYIGPVMTLCMERRGHQKKMEYITPKRVSLVYHLPLNEIVLDFFDRLKSITRGYASMDYELAGYEEADLVKLDLLVNGQPVDTLSLIVHKDKAYTVGRDLAERMQELIPRQMFDIAIQSAIGGKIIARTNVKALRKNVLAKCYGGDITRKRKLLEKQKEGKKRMKSVGRVEIPQEAFLAILKADNK is encoded by the coding sequence ATGAATATACGCAATTTTTCGATCATCGCGCACATAGATCACGGCAAGTCCACGCTGGCCGACAGGTTGCTGCAGACCACCGGAGCCGTCTCCGACAGAGAGATGAAAGCGCAGATACTAGACTCCATGGACATCGAGCGGGAGCGCGGCATCACCATCAAGGCCCAGACCGCCCGTTTGAATTACACGGCGAAGGATGGGCAGGAATATATCCTCAACCTCATAGACACTCCGGGCCATGTGGACTTCTCGTACGAAGTTTCCCGGTCCCTTTCCGCGTGCGAAGGGGTGATCCTGGTGGTGGACGCTTCCCAGGGGATAGAGGCCCAGACGCTGGCCAACGTGCACCTTGCCATGGAAAACGACCTTGTCATGATCCCGGTGATAAACAAGATAGACCTGCCCGCCGCCGACGTGGAGGGGGTGACCACGCAGATAAAGGAGATCATCGGCCTGCCGCCGGAAGAGGTGGTGCCCGCCTCCGCAAAGTCCGGCATCGGAATTGAGGACATACTCGAAGCGGTGGTCAAACGGATCCCCGCGCCGAAAAGGGACCTTGCCGCCAAGCCAAGGGCGCTGCTCGTGGACTCCTGGTATGACCAGTATCAAGGGGTCGTGTGCCTTATCCGGATGGTGGACGGTGCGCTGCGCAAAGGGGAGATCATCAAGTTCATGGCCAGCGGGACGGAATACGCCATAGACACAATGGGGGTGTTCACCCCCAAAGCCCGCCCCATCAAGGAGCTTACCGCCGGAGAAGTGGGCTTTTTCACCGCGGCCATAAGGACGATAGCCGACACCAAGGTGGGGGACACGGTGACGCTGGCCAAAGGGGGCTCGATGGAGCCTCTGCCGGGGTTCGTGGAGGCCAAGCCGATGGTGTTCTCCGGGCTTTATCCCACAGACGGCGATGAATATGAACAGCTGCGCGACGCGCTGGCAAAACTGCGGCTCAACGACAGCTCTTTCAAGTACGAGCCGGAAAACTCCATGGCGCTCGGTTTCGGGTTCCGCTGTGGATTCCTGGGGCTTTTGCACATGGGCATCATCCGCGAACGGCTGGAGCGGGAATTCAATCTTTCGCTCATTTCCACCGCCCCCACGGTGGTGTACAAGGTGGTGCTCGGCAACGGGACGGTCGTCCATGTGGACAATCCGGCAAACCTCCCCGGCGCCAACGAGCGGCAGTCCATCGCCGAACCGATGATCGAGGCGACGATAATCATGCCCGAGGAATACATCGGGCCGGTGATGACATTGTGCATGGAACGGCGGGGCCATCAGAAGAAAATGGAGTATATAACCCCCAAGCGGGTGTCGCTTGTGTACCATCTGCCGCTAAACGAGATCGTGCTCGACTTTTTCGACAGGCTAAAGTCCATCACCCGGGGCTACGCCTCCATGGACTATGAGTTGGCCGGATACGAGGAGGCCGACCTTGTGAAGCTCGACCTGCTTGTAAACGGCCAGCCGGTGGACACCCTTTCGCTTATAGTCCATAAAGACAAGGCATACACGGTGGGGCGGGACCTGGCCGAGCGTATGCAGGAGCTTATCCCCCGCCAGATGTTCGACATCGCCATACAGTCGGCCATCGGCGGCAAGATAATCGCCCGCACCAACGTCAAGGCGCTTCGCAAGAACGTGCTGGCCAAATGCTACGGCGGCGACATCACGCGCAAACGCAAACTTCTGGAAAAGCAGAAGGAAGGCAAGAAGCGGATGAAGAGCGTGGGAAGGGTGGAGATACCGCAGGAAGCGTTCCTCGCGATATTGAAGGCGGACAACAAGTAA